DNA from Synechococcus sp. CBW1108:
TGGCGGGGGCTGGGGGCACGTTTCGGCTCGCCGATGTGTTTGGCGTGACGCCCCGGCCGGCGCCGATCGGCGGCAACGGCAATCGCCAGCTGCTGTTCCCCCTGATCGGCTCGGCCGTAACCAGCAGCAATTTCGGCTACCGGCTCCATCCTCTGCTGGGCAGCTGGCTGATGCATGCCGGCCGCGATCTGGCGGCGCCGGAGGGCACGCCGGTGGTGGCGGCCCTGGGCGGCCGGGTGGTGAGCAGTGGCCTGGCGGGGGGCTACGGCCTGGCGATTGAGGTGGAGCACGACCGTCCCCGGCGCCGCACCCTCTACGGCCACCTCAGCGAGCTGTATGTGAAGGAGGGCGACCGGGTGCGCCAGGGCGAGGTGATCGGCCGGGTGGGCAGCACGGGCCTGAGCACCGGGCCCCACCTCCATTTCGAGCTGCGCCTGCCCGGCGAGGGTGGCTGGGTGGCGGTGGATCCCGGCGATCTTGATCCCGGCAAGGGAGCTGCCGGCAGCGATGCCATCGCCCTGTTGATGGGGCAGCTGTTGCAGAGGCTCGAGCGGCCGCCTGCAGGAACACCAGGCGTCAGGGGCTGAGCTGCTTGCGCAAGGCGGCGGGGGTTGTGCCGTAGCGAACCTTGAACGCCCGGCCGGTGCTGGGGCTGTCGCTCAGTTGCCAGCGCTTGTAGAGCGCCCTGATGCCCAGGTGGTGATGGCAGGGATCCAGCAGCTCGCGGTGCAGGGCTTCCAGGCGCAGCTGGCGCAGCAGCTCCATCGGTGTGAGTGTCAGGCGCTGCTGGCAGAGCTCCTGCAGGCGGCGGCTGCTGAGGCAGGCGGCCGCCGCCAGATCGGCGGCGCTGAGCTGTTGATCGAGGCGGGGTTTGAGCCAGTCGATCAGGGTTTGCAGCGGGTCATCACTGTTGGCGGCCAGTCGGATGCTCTGGGCCTCGAGCGTGCTAGTGCAGTAGCCCTGCAGGGCCTGGACCAGGCGGGTGCGGGTGGCCTCGTCGCCGTGCTCGAGCTGGGCTTGCTCGAGGAGTTGCAGCATCGGCTGCAGCAAGGGCAGGGGCTGGCAGCCATGCCATTCGGCCGGCGCCCACCCCAAGCCCGGCGGCAGCGCGAGCCGCACCAGCTGCACCGGTGCCGACAGCAGGGTGAATTCCTGCAGGGTGGTGCGGGTAAGGCAGAGGTTGGTCCCATTGGCTCAGAGCAGCAGGGGATTGCTGCGATCGCCCAGATCGAGCGCCAGCCGCCCCCGCAGCACCAGCAGCAACCAGGAGCGGGCTTCGCTGAAACGCTGCCGCAGCCCCTGACGGCGCAGGTAGAACTCCTCGCTGAGCAGCAAATCGGCTTCGCTGAGCAAGCGGGCCCGCAAGGCAGGCACCGGCCCCAGGCGGGGGTGGTCGGGTGCCTGATGTTCAAACTCCAGTTCGGCGCCCAGACGCTGGCTGAGTTCGGCGCGGGATAGGGGCTTGGCTGGGGCAGCTCCCGCCACGTCTGCACCAGAGACAAGAAGTAAGTTTAAGGAAATCTGCCTGCCTGTCAGCCGCGCCCGACCATCGAAGGGTCAAAAGCGCGATCAAAGGCTCCAAAAACGCGGGCTGGGCCCAGGAGTCATGGGTGCAGGAGCTGGCACCAGCGAAGCTGAAATCAGCTGCTGATCTGCCCCGCCTTGGAAGAGCTCTTCAAGAGTGATCTCGACGCCAGCAGCACGGGGCTGAATAGCGGCGGCGATATCGGTTCCAACTCAAGCGAGCCCGGCGGCTGCGACTGGACCAACCCCCAACAGAGTGGCTTAGACGGCGACCTGCAGCGCAGCCAGGAGGCGGTGGCCCTCAATGAGCTGCTGCAGGAGCAGGGCCTGGAGGGGGGCGCGGTGGATGCCCTGGTGCAGGGTGACAGCTATGGCGACCTGGGCGGCGCCAGCGATGATCCGCTGCTTTCGGAGGTAGCTCCTCCCCCCCTGGCGCTCAGCCTGGTGGTGCTGGATCAGTCGCTGGACGACTGGCGTGAGCTGGCGGTGAGCGCCCCGGCGGATGCCGAGCTGCTGGTGCTCGATCAGGCCAGCGATGGCGTGGCACAGATTTCCGACTATCTGCTGCAGCAGCGACTCGACGGCCAGGGCAGCTACAGCAGCCTGGAGATAGTGAGTGAGGGGGCTGACGGCCTGCTGCAGCTGGGCAACGGCACACTGGAAGCCGCCAACCTCAGCAGTTACGGCGATCAGCTGCGCACCTGGGCCGACAGTCTGACCAGCGGCGCCGACCTGCTGCTGTTCGGCTCGAATGTGGCCGCCAGCGCTGCGGGCGTGAGCTTCGTGCAGGAACTGGCCAGCCTCACCGGCACGAACGTGGCCGCCAGCCGCGACCGCACCGGTGCCACCGAGCAGGGCGGCAACCTGCTGCTGGAGGAGCAGACCGGATTGGTCGAAACCAGCCTGGCCTGGCTGGAGCAGAGCATTGATGAGCTGGGCATGGTGCTGGATGCACCGGCAATGGAGGAGGAGCAGGAGGCCGCCAGCAGTGCGGAGCCCGTTGCTGAACAGATTGCCGAACCTGGTGCTGAGGCGCCCGCCGAAGCCACGGCAGAAATAGCATTGGAGATTGGCTCAGAGTTCAGCTCTGAGGAGCAGGTTGGCAGTGCGGAGCTGGCTCAGGAAGACGCGGTGGTTGCGGTCACCACCCCCACCCAACACAGCACCTCACCGCCCTTTGCGAAGAGCGCCTTAGCGATGCTGCGGCCCTGAACACATGGCAGCAGGCCCTTAGCGACGTCAACCAGATTCTCAGCGATCTACCTGAGCGGGGCGACTACGGCGACGTGCTGCAGGAAGCCTTCGGCAATGCCGGCACCGATCCCACTGCATTTAGGGGCAACGAGGCCACGCTGGCCGAAACGCTCAACAGCAGCGGCCTGCAGATCACGGTGGAATTGCGCAGCGCTGAGGAACTCAATGGCGCGGCGGCGGCCTACGCGGCCCAAGGCCACACCGGCACTGAACGCATCTACGTGAATGCCGATTGGCTGGCCTCCGGTCCTGGCGCCGCCGAAATCAGCCAGGTGTTGCTGGAGGAAACCGGCCATGCCATTGATCAGCGCCTCAATGCCGAGCTGGACAGCCCGGGTGATGAGGGCGAATTGTTTGCAGCTCTGCTGCTGGGTCAATCGTTGAGCGAAGGCCAACTTGTGCGGATCAGTGTAGATGCTGATCATCAAATCATGGCGCTGGATGGCGTTCAGGTGGCTGTTCAAACGTCTGAAGTAGCCCCAGACAGAATCATTATTAGCTCAGATTTTGAAAGCAACCCATTTAATTTGGGATGGACGACCGAAGGCGAGGGTGCGTCGTGGACGAGCTCAGATGCAGCGGCGGGAATTTATTCACTGCGTGTCGAGGACAATTACTGGGCATCGCCACTGATAGAGACAACGTTGAACCAGTGGTATAATCTCTCCTTCAAAACAAAAGCTCCCTAAGTCGTCAACAATATCGGCAGCAGCGGCTACGGCTACTGGGCTGCCATTTTCTTCGACAGTAACGGCAATCTGATTGACGACATATATTCAAGTGTCTTCCAATCTGATGACTGGTCTAGCAATAATGTACGCATTCGGGCCAAGCACAGGATCGGCGCCGAAGGGACATTTTTGCCCGTCAGCATGCAGATTCGATTTGTGCCAATTGGGTCGCAACCATTTTACATCGATGATGTGGTTCTACGGGAAACAACCCTCGATGAGGTAGCCCAATGGGCAGATACATTTTATGATCACATGCCTGCCAAGTTGGATTACGACCCCAACAACAGTCGGTGGGATCGAATTCCTGAGACGATCAATAAGCTTCAAAACGGGGAACCACTAAGAATTGTGATGCTTGGCGACAGTGTTCAGCAGGACACGGCCAATTCTCCATTTGAAGCCTTTCTCCAGCGCGCCTACCCCAACAGCCAAGTGGAATTAATTGGGTCCACGCGAGGCGGGACTGGAGTTAGCTTTTACCAAGATCACGTGGAGGAATATGTAACCAGATATAGCCCTGATCTGTTGATGATTGGTGGAATCAGTAACGGAGATAACCTTGATGCTTACCAAAGCCTCATCGATAAAGTCCGCGCCCATGACTTAGAAAATGGTCACACTAC
Protein-coding regions in this window:
- a CDS encoding M23 family metallopeptidase is translated as MAQLPPPPVEPPIAEQPVEEPAQQQALPPRAAPLRPDPAVLPSRPPTRFDASLDSLVRDGVVSPAERARIRSGSGMTPFNVPAHQQACRSGALSQQECSSGVVVRWRGRLNGGSGLVAGEVPGGFASPLPPLTVPVSALLAGAGGTFRLADVFGVTPRPAPIGGNGNRQLLFPLIGSAVTSSNFGYRLHPLLGSWLMHAGRDLAAPEGTPVVAALGGRVVSSGLAGGYGLAIEVEHDRPRRRTLYGHLSELYVKEGDRVRQGEVIGRVGSTGLSTGPHLHFELRLPGEGGWVAVDPGDLDPGKGAAGSDAIALLMGQLLQRLERPPAGTPGVRG
- a CDS encoding helix-turn-helix domain-containing protein, translated to MRLALPPGLGWAPAEWHGCQPLPLLQPMLQLLEQAQLEHGDEATRTRLVQALQGYCTSTLEAQSIRLAANSDDPLQTLIDWLKPRLDQQLSAADLAAAACLSSRRLQELCQQRLTLTPMELLRQLRLEALHRELLDPCHHHLGIRALYKRWQLSDSPSTGRAFKVRYGTTPAALRKQLSP
- a CDS encoding DUF4347 domain-containing protein, yielding MEELFKSDLDASSTGLNSGGDIGSNSSEPGGCDWTNPQQSGLDGDLQRSQEAVALNELLQEQGLEGGAVDALVQGDSYGDLGGASDDPLLSEVAPPPLALSLVVLDQSLDDWRELAVSAPADAELLVLDQASDGVAQISDYLLQQRLDGQGSYSSLEIVSEGADGLLQLGNGTLEAANLSSYGDQLRTWADSLTSGADLLLFGSNVAASAAGVSFVQELASLTGTNVAASRDRTGATEQGGNLLLEEQTGLVETSLAWLEQSIDELGMVLDAPAMEEEQEAASSAEPVAEQIAEPGAEAPAEATAEIALEIGSEFSSEEQVGSAELAQEDAVVAVTTPTQHSTSPPFAKSALAMLRP